In Achromobacter pestifer, the DNA window CGCAAAGCTCGCCATGGTCTTGCCCAGCGGACCGGGCGGAATGTCATAGACCTGGCGGGCCTGGACGGTGGCGGGCGCCGCGACGCCCTGGCCTTGGGCCGCGCCTGCGGCCAGGGTGCCGGCCAACAAAGCCATGGAGATCGCGCGGCGGCGCCTGGTGGAGGGGAAACGCATGGAGAAAGCCTCTCGAACTGGGGTGGATACTTGCTATGCCAGTTGAGAAAGCAAAAGGTATCAGGGGATAGGAAAATATTTTTGGAATGCGGCTGGCGACGGCTCAGGCAACCAGCATCATGGTGCGCATCAAGCCGCGTTCAGCGCCTTGGCCAGTACCGTGAATACCCGCTCGTCCGTGGACTGGGCGACGTTGAACCGCAGAAAGTCGCCCGCGGCCAGCGACTGGCTGAACGCATTGCCAGGAGCCACCAACACGCCTTCCTTGAGGCACAGCCGCGCGACGACGGCGGCATCCTTGCCCTCGGGCAGACGGCACCACAGGAACATCCCCGCCCGCGGCGTCAGCCAGGGCTTGATGCCCAGTTTCTGCAGCTTCGCGGCCGTCTTGTCCATTTGCTGCGCCAAACGCAGTCGGGTTGATTCCATGTGCCTGCGGTAGCCGCTCCCCGTCAGCGTCCTGAAGATGATGTCGGCCGCCAGGCGGCTGCTGCCAAAAGTCGTGGCGACCTTCAGGTCGGTCAGGCTTTCCACCCAGTCGGACCGCACCGCGATATAGCCGCAGCGCACCGACGCCGACACCGTCTTCGAGAAGCTGCCGATGTGTATGACCCGCGACAGCCCGTCGAACGCGGCCAGGCGCGGCGCGGGCGTGTTCTCGAAGTCCGCGAAGATGTCGTCCTCGACGATCACCAGCTCGGAATCGTCCGCCAGCTTCAGCAGGCGGTGCGCGACCAAGGGCGACAGGGTGGCGCCCGTAGGATTGTGGATGCCCGAATTCGTGATGTAGAGCCGCGGAGAGTGCTCGCGCAACGCCACCTCGAACGCCCGCACATCCGGACCGTTCGGCGTATACGGCACTCCCACCGCCTTGACGCGATGCGCCTTCAACAGCGCATGGAAATTGAAGTAACAGGGATCGTCCACCAGCACCGTGTCCCCCGGTTCCAGCAGAAAGCGCAGGATCAGGTCGATGGACTGAGTCCCCGAATCGGTCAGCATGATCTGCTCGGGCCCGGCCTCTATCCCCATCCCCGCCATCCGCCGCGCCAGCAGCTGCCTCAAGGGCGCGTGGCCCAAGGGCGTTCCATACTCGGTCAGTTCCGCGGTCTCGGCCCGCGCCATGCCGCGCATGGCGCGCCGCAGCCCGTCCTCATACATCCAGCTGACCGGCAGCCAGCCGCAACCCGGCCGCAAGCTATCCGCGTCGGCCGCCAGCGACTGGCGCGATACCCACAGCGGATCGACTTCGCGGTCCAGCTTCGGCCCAATCTCGGTCAGCGCCAACGGCGCCACCTGCCCCGCCACGTAAAACCCCGAACCGGGACGCGACACCAGCACGCCCTCGGCCGCCAGCCGTTCGTAGGCCTCCACCACCGTGGACACCGACACGTCCAGCGCCTTGGCCTGCACTCTCACCGACGGCAGCCGGGCGCCGGGCAAGGCCGCGCGCGCCGCGATCCGCGCCTGGATCTCGCTCATGACCTTCTTGATGAGGGTGCCGTCACGCGCCATGGAATCCTCCGCTGTACTGGCTTTTAATACATAACAGTTCCGTAAAATTGTACTGGATTGTGCATGGACCACGCACAGCCGCCGTGCTGTACTGAAGCTCGGTATCAAGGAGCTTCAGATGCAAAAGGCCACTAGCGGCTGGGTCAACGGTTTTATCGGTGTCGTGATCTTTGCGGGATCCCTGCCCGCCACCAGAGTCGCCGTGGCGGACCTCGATCCCATCTTCCTGACCTGCGCGCGAGCCGCCATCGCAGGCCTGCTGGGCCTGGCCCTGCTGATGCTGCTGCGCCAACGTCGGCCTTCCCTGTCCGACACCCCCTCTCTGGCGCTGACTGCACTGGGCGTGGTCGTCGGCTTTCCCCTGCTGACGGCGCTGGCCTTGCAGCATGTGACCTCGGCCCACTCCATCGTCTTCCTCGGCCTGCTCCCGCTCAGCACCGCCATCTTCGCCGTGATACGCGGCGGCGAACGCCCGCGCCCGCCGTTCTGGATGTTCTCCATCGTCGGCGCCGCCTGCGTTGCGGGCTACGCCGCCTGGGGTGGCCTGGAAGCCTCGCCCACCGGCGACCTGCTCATGCTCGCCTCCATCATCGTCTGCGGCCTGGGCTACGCCGAAGGCGCCAAGCTCTCCCGCAAGCTGGGCGGCTGGCAAGTCATCAGTTGGGCGCTGGTGCTGTCCTTGCCCGTCATGCTGCCCATTGCGCTGCTGACCATGCCCGCCACGTTCGACAACGTCTCCACCTCAGCCTGGATAGGCCTGGCCTACGTGTCGCTGTTCAGCATGCTTATCGGATTCGTGTTCTGGTATCGCGGGCTGGCGCAGGGCGGGATTGCCGCTGTGGGGCAGTTGCAGCTGTTCCAGCCGTTCATGGGGCTGGGGTTGGCGGCGCTGCTGCTGCATGAAAATGTCAGCTGGACGATGCTGATCGTGACGCTGGCAGCGGTGGTTTGCGTGGCGGGTGCAAAGCGGTATGCGTAGGGTTGACAGGATTGGTGGCGTGAAACTGACGCCATATCCCAAGCGGGTTTAAAGCCAGTCCGCCAAAGCAAATCAAATTCCCAATATTGTGACCATGGCATTTCATCTGACCCACCGATACGGCGGCATGGAGCCCGGCGAAGCCGACTCAGATTTCCTCGCATTGCTCCGCGAACTGGAAACTCGACCAGAAGACACTGAGCATAGCTCCGTCGCTGTCACTCATGAGTCAGAGTGGTGTCTGTCTGTTTTGCGAGGTGGCTATGTCATATTCGAGAATCTCGAAACAGGAGGAGAACGACACATGGATGGTGTTCCCGCGAAGAAGATTCTCGAATTATGGCGCCATCTCGCTCAAGGAAATATCGAGGAGATTCAGAGGGAGCAATGGCTGCCGGGCTACTGACCCTGGCCGCTCTCGCTTGACCGCTTCTGGCCGGTAGCGGACTCATCTGGAGGCCCGCTACCGGCCCATTTCTTGCCATGGGCTATCCCCTGCGGGTGATGGAAGGGCTGCGGCGCCGGAGGCCGCAAGTATCTGGCTCGCCTAGTCCGCGTAGAAACTTCCCATGATTCCGTCCATGGCGGGCAAAGACCGTTTATACAGGGCCGCCGCTTGCTCGGCGGTTTGGCCGCTCGCGACGCAAGTCAGCATCCAAACGTGCGACGGTGTTAGGTGCATTCGGGTCTGCGCCACGTTGTACTTGAATACGGCATGGGTCCCATCGAATTTGTAGACGGCGCGTTGCGCGGCTTGGTTGGCGATGTTGACGCCACTGCGCTCCAGGAATTCAAGGGCTTCGCTGGAGGACTTCAACCAGTCGCGCCAAGTGGCTTCCGCCCAGAGCGGCGCGTGTTCTCCGGCATTCAATACCAAGCGACCGGCGGCGTCGATTAGATTGATCAGGCAATTGACGGGTTCGCCTTGCTCGTTGCTCGGCGCGAGAAGCCTGAGCGACATCGTCGAAGGCTGGGCCGGCGCTTCGCTCACCCGCCAACCGGTTGGAATCCACACGCCCTGCGCTCCGCTTGGGAATATATATAGGGTATGGCCCTCGCGTTCCTTTCCGGCCGCGGCGGACCCGCTGCTTGCGGACAAACCCAACTGGACGTGCACACTATCAAAAACCTTGGTGAAATCAGCCCGGCTGCTGCGGTAAACGGAGGAGACGGCGGCCGGATCCGGGGTTCGCGCTGCGCAGTTCACTTGCACGGCGCCGTCGGCGGACAAAT includes these proteins:
- a CDS encoding PLP-dependent aminotransferase family protein — protein: MARDGTLIKKVMSEIQARIAARAALPGARLPSVRVQAKALDVSVSTVVEAYERLAAEGVLVSRPGSGFYVAGQVAPLALTEIGPKLDREVDPLWVSRQSLAADADSLRPGCGWLPVSWMYEDGLRRAMRGMARAETAELTEYGTPLGHAPLRQLLARRMAGMGIEAGPEQIMLTDSGTQSIDLILRFLLEPGDTVLVDDPCYFNFHALLKAHRVKAVGVPYTPNGPDVRAFEVALREHSPRLYITNSGIHNPTGATLSPLVAHRLLKLADDSELVIVEDDIFADFENTPAPRLAAFDGLSRVIHIGSFSKTVSASVRCGYIAVRSDWVESLTDLKVATTFGSSRLAADIIFRTLTGSGYRRHMESTRLRLAQQMDKTAAKLQKLGIKPWLTPRAGMFLWCRLPEGKDAAVVARLCLKEGVLVAPGNAFSQSLAAGDFLRFNVAQSTDERVFTVLAKALNAA
- a CDS encoding DMT family transporter; amino-acid sequence: MQKATSGWVNGFIGVVIFAGSLPATRVAVADLDPIFLTCARAAIAGLLGLALLMLLRQRRPSLSDTPSLALTALGVVVGFPLLTALALQHVTSAHSIVFLGLLPLSTAIFAVIRGGERPRPPFWMFSIVGAACVAGYAAWGGLEASPTGDLLMLASIIVCGLGYAEGAKLSRKLGGWQVISWALVLSLPVMLPIALLTMPATFDNVSTSAWIGLAYVSLFSMLIGFVFWYRGLAQGGIAAVGQLQLFQPFMGLGLAALLLHENVSWTMLIVTLAAVVCVAGAKRYA